The Winslowiella toletana region CCCCAGTGGGGAAAAAAACAGGCCGCTATAAATAACAGAAGCGATTAAGGTTGGCAATTATTCCTGAACAAGTCTTGACAAGCCTGTGAGTAAAAGCGTATTTAGCACACCGCCAGCAACGATCCTGTCACAGCAAATTGCACCAAATATTATAGCGTTACTTCGAGAGACTGTTGCAGACTTAATCCGGTTGTTGAGAACTGCGCCTTATAACAAATAATTTCTGTTCCACTCTGTTGTGCCTGTGCCAGTAGTTCCGCGTACTGCGCATCAATATGACGCGCCGGGGAAACGTCCTCAATCCCCGAGTGCAAAACGGCAAAAAACAGCACCGCACGTTCGCCATTTTCAGCGATCTTAGCCAGTTCGCGCAGGTGCTTCTGGCCACGTACGGTTACCGCATCCGGAAAATACCCTTTGCCCTTGTCCAAGAGCGTAACGGATTTCACTTCAATATAGCAGTTTCGGCGATTATCTGCCTGTAACAGAAAATCTATTCGACTGCGTTCTGCACCATACTTCACCTCAGCCTGTATCGAGCTATAACCGGTGAGTGACGCGACGATATCCGCCTGTATCGCTTCGCGCACCAGTTGGTTTGCTCGCAGCGTGTTCACGCAAATCCAGTGGCCCTGCTGAGTCTGCGTCAGCTCCCAGCTGTGCGGATATTTACGCGTCAGGCTGTCGGAGGTGGAATACCATACGGTATCCCCTGGCGTGGCGCAGCCGGTCATCGCGCCGGTATTGGCGCAGTGAATGGTCAGGGTTTCACCTTGTGGCGTGATGACATCAGCCAGAAAACGTTTATAGCGCTTAATCAGGCGTGCGGGCTGCAGCGCCGGGAAAAATTCCATGGTTAATCCTGTTCAGGCGGTCAGCGGCCAGCTTTCCACGATGTTGTAACGGGTACGGCCCTGGCTAAAGGTCGACTGCCATAAAGAAAATTCTGTGACGTCGAACTGCCAGTGAAAATTACGCGGCGGCATCGCTACCGGGCGCGTGGCATTGCGCAACAGACTGATATGCGGATGAAACGGCAGCGGGCTTTGGTAACAACCGCTGCGTGCCGCCTGTGAACGTAACAGTTCTGCCAGTTGCACCAGACCACGGGGTGACTGGCGTGGACCAAGCCACACTACGCCGGGACGCGGCCAGTGTCCGGCATCATCAATCGCCAGGCTGAACGGCGGCTGACGAATGCGCCCGGCCAGACGGCTGATAGACGTGGCTTTTTCTGCGCTGATTTCGCCAAGAAATGCCAGTGTCAGATGCAGGTTGGCGGCGGCCACCGGACGACCCGCCTCCGCGTCAAAGGCCGTGGCGCGCCAGGCAATAATTTCCTGCTGTATCGTCGGCGGCAAACCGATGCCGAAGAATAAACGGCGCATGGACATGGCACCTCCGGTAATGAGTGCGGTTGAATGCTACAATGCCTGCCATTATATACCCGTCATCCTTCAGGCTGCATTTGTGTTGGCTATAAGACCACGTTATTACGGAGTTTTCCTGTGAGTTCATTACCGGTCAGTGCGGTACTGCCGCAGCTGTTAGCCGCACTACAGCAGGCACCGCAGGTGTTACTGGTCGCCCCTACCGGCGCGGGTAAATCCACCTGGCTGCCGCTGCAAATTCTGCATCAGACGGATTTTAGCGGGCGCATTTTGCTGCTGGAACCGCGGCGACTGGCGGCGCGCAATGTGGCACAGCGGTTGGCCGAACAGCTAAATCAGCAGCCGGGTGAAACCGTGGGTTACCGCATGCGTGCGGAAACGCGGGTTGGCCCAAAGACCCGGCTGGAGGTGGTTACCGAAGGGATTCTCAGCCGGATGTTGCAGCAGGATCCGATGCTGGAAGGGGTCTCGCTGGTTATTCTTGATGAATTTCACGAGCGCAGCTTGCAGGCCGATCTGGCACTGGCGCTGCTGCTCGATGTACAACAAGGTTTACGCGACGACTTAAAAATTCTGCTGATGTCAGCCACCCTCGACAATCAGCGGCTCAGCGCGCTGTTACCCGATGCTCCGGTGATTATCTCTGAGGGCCGCAGTTTCCCGGTAGAGCGGCGCTATGTCGCACTGGCAACTCATCTGCGCTTTGACGATGCGGTGGCGCGGGAGGTCACGCAGCTCCTGCGTGATGAAAGTGGATCGCTGTTGCTGTTTTTACCCGGGGTTGGCGAGATCCAGCGCATCAAAACGCTGCTGGAAGAGCGGGTAAGCCGTGATGTCGATCTCTGCCCGCTGTACGGTGCTTTACCGTTGAGCGAGCAGCAGCGCGCGATCCTGCCTGCCGCAGCGGGGCGGCGCAAAGTGGTGCTGGCAACTAATATCGCTGAAACCAGTTTAACCATCGAAGGTATCCGGCTGGTGGTAGATAGCGGGCTGGAGCGGATGGCCAGTTTTGATCTGCGCAGCGGGCTGACCCGTTTACAGACGCAGCGCATCAGCCAGGCATCAATGACCCAGCGTGCCGGACGCGCAGGACGGCTTGAACCCGGCCTGTGTCTGCATCTGTTGGGTAAAGAGCAGGCAGAGCGCGCGGCAACGCACGGCGACGCTGAAATATTGCAAAGCGATCTGTCGGCGTTATGGCTCGATGTATTGCAGTGGGGCTGTAATGATATTGATCAGCTGAACTGGCTCGATCGCCCGCCTGAACCTGCTTTGCGTGCGGCGGCGCGATTATTGCAACAGCTCGGTGCCACTGATCAACAGGGCAGGCTGAATGAGAAAGGGCGCAAGATGGCGCAGCTTGGCAGCGATCCGCGGCTGGCGGCACTGTTGATTGATGCCGGCAGTTCCGCTGAGCAGATCGCGACAGCGGCGCTGTTGGTGGCGATTCTCGAAGAGCCGCCGCGTCACGGCAGCGGCGATTTGCGTGACTGTTTTCAGCGCGTGCAGCCGCACTGGCAGCGGCGTGCCCGTCAGTTACAAAAGCGACTGGGTGCCCGCGATGCGCCAGCAAACATCGACGCTATTGCGCCATTACTGATGGCGGCTTTTCCCGATCGCCTGGCACGACGTCGCGGCCAGCATGGGCGCTATCAGTTAGCGAACGGCATTGGCGCGTTGCTGGATGACGATCACGCGCTGACGCGCTACGAATGGCTGATTGCTCCGCTGCTGTTACAGGGCAGCCTGCAAGCCGATGCGCGCATTTTACACGCTTTGCCGGTTGAGATTGATTTACTGATCCGCCAGTGTCCTGAGCGGGTTGAGTCAGTCACCGCAGTAGAGTGGGATGAAGAGAAAGGCACGCTACGCGCCTGGCGACGTGAGCAGATTGGCTCACTGATACTGAAAGCGCAGCCGCAGGCCCGGCCTGAACCCGAGGAGCTGCATCCGGCGATGCTGAACTGGATTCGTGAAAAAGGTCTCAGCGTGCTCAACTGGACGCCGGATGCGCAGCAGCTGCGGATGCGTTTAGCCTGTGCCGCTCAGTGGCTGCCGCAAGAATCCTGGCTGGCCTGCGATGATCAAAGCCTGCTCGACTCGCTGGAGCGCTGGTTGTTGCCAGTGATGACCGGCGTACGCGATCTGAAAGGGCTGCGCAACATCAATCTGGCCAACGCATTATTACAATTACTGACATGGTCTCAGCGTCAGCGGCTGGATACTGTGCTGCCAACTCATTACACTGTGCCGACCGGAAGTCGGCTGCCATTACGCTATGATGCAGTTTTACCGCCGGTGCTGGCGGTGCGCCTGCAGGAGATGTTTGGTGAGGCGCAAAATCCCTGCGTTGCCGAAGGGCGTGTGCCACTGGTGCTGGAGCTGTTGTCTCCCGCTCAGCGACCGCTGCAAATTACCCGCGATTTAGCGGGCTTCTGGCGCGGTGCTTATCCGCAGGTGCAGAAAGAGATGAAAGGGCGCTATCCAAAACATCTGTGGCCGGACGATCCAGCCAATACGCTACCCACGCGTCGCGTCAAAAAGTTTTCCCCGCCGTCCTGAGCGGCCGTTTAAGAGTAGCTATTTCGGAAGGTTCCACTTTTCCGAAATGCAGAGTAAGAACAGAGTAGTCGGCCTTGCCGACGGCAATCCCTGGAGAAATGAAACGAATGTCTGGCAACGATCGCGAACCTATCGGGCGCAAAGGCAAACAGCCTAAACCGCCGCGTAAGCCGGCAAAAGGTCGCCGCAGGGAAGACGAATATAATGAAGATTACGAAGATTATCAGGATGATACTGATGATGACTACGAGGAGACAGAATCGGTGCCACGTAAAGCAAAAGGGCGTTCAGCACGTAAGAAAAGAGGCTGGCTGGGGTTAATTATCAAGCTGCTGCTGGTCATCATTGTGCTGATGGCGATTTACGGCGTCTGGCTCGACTCGCAAATTCGCAGCCGCATTGATGGCAAAGTCTGGCAGCTGCCGGCAACGGTTTATGGCCGTATGGTCAGCCTTGAACCGGGCATGTCCTATAACAAGCAGGAGATGGTAGCACTGCTTGAAGGCACGCAGTATCGTCAGGTTACGCGCATGACGCGTCCCGGCGAGTTTACCGTGCAGGGCAACAGCATTGAGATGATCCGTCGTCCGTTTGATTTTCCGGACAGTAAAGAGGGTCAGATTCGCGCACGTCTGTCATTCAGTAATGGCACGCTGAGCGAAATCAAGAACCTCGACAGTGGTCGTGATTTTGGCTTTTTCCGCCTCGATCCTCGTTTGATCACCATGCTGCAATCGCCAAACGGTGAACAGCGCCTGTTTGTTCCGCGCGCTGGCTTCCCGGATCTACTGGTTGATACGCTGGTCGCTACCGAAGACCGTCATTTCTATCAGCATGATGGCATCAGTTTCTACTCGATTGGCCGTGCATTTCTCGCCAATATTACCGCCGGTCGCGCGGTGCAGGGCGGCAGTACTCTGACGCAGCAGCTGGTGAAAAACCTGTTCCTGACCAACGAGCGTTCACTGTGGCGTAAGGCGAATGAAGCCTATATGGCGCTGATTATGGACGCGCGTTACAGCAAGGATCGTATCCTTGAGCTGTATCTTAACGAGGTGTACCTCGGGCAGAGTGGCAGCGATCAGATTCGCGGCTTCCCGCTGGCCAGTCTCTACTACTTTGGCCGTCCGGTGGATGAGCTGAGCCTCGATCAGCAGGCGCTGCTGGTGGGCATGGTAAAAGGGGCGTCGCTGTACAATCCATGGCGTAATCCTAAGCTGGCGTTGGAACGTCGTAACCTGGTACTGCGTTTGTTGCAGCAGCAGAAGGTTATCGACCAGGAGCTGTATGAAATGCTCAGCGCCCGTCCGCTCGGCGTGCAGCCGAAAGGCGGCGTAATTACTCCACAGCCAGCCTTTATGCAGATGGTGCGTAATGAACTGCAGCAGAAGCTGGGCGACAAGGTAAAAGATCTTTCCGGCGTGAAGATCTTCACCACGCTGGATTCCGTATCGCAGGACGCGGCGGAAAAAGCGGTGGAAGAGGGGATTCCGGCGTTGCGTAAACAACGCGGCGTGAAAGATCTTGAAACGGCGATGGTGATCGTTGATCGCTTCAGTGGCGAAGTTCGCGCGATGGTCGGCGGTGCCGATCCGCAGTATGCCGGTTACAACCGTGCGCTGCAGGCGCGCCGTTCTATCGGCTCGCTGGCCAAACCGGCGACCTATCTGACAGCATTAAGCCAGCCGGATAAATATCGCCTGAATACCTGGATTGCCGATCAGCCATTAGCGCTCAAACAGCCGAATGGTCAGGTCTGGAAGCCGCAGAATGACGATCGTCAGTTCAGTGGTCAGGTGATGCTGGTGGATGCGTTAACCCGTTCGATGAACGTGCCGACGGTAAACCTCGGCATGTCATTGGGCTTGCCGGCAGTGACCGAAACCTGGACCAAACTGGGTGTGCCGAAAGACCAGCTGCATCCGGTTCCGGCGATGCTGCTCGGCGCGTTGAACCTGACGCCGATTGAAGTCGCGCAGGCGTTCCAGACTATTGCCAGTGGCGGTAATCGTGCTCAGCTCTCGGCGTTGCGTTCAGTGATTGCTGAAGATGGCTCAGTGCTGTATCAAAGCTTCCCGCAGGCGGAGCGTACTGAACCGGCGCAGGCGGCTTATCTGACGCTGTACACTATGCAACAGGTTGCGGCGCGCGGAACCGCCCGTGCGCTTGGCGCGAAGTTCCCGAGTGCAAACCTTGCGGCGAAAACCGGTACGACCAACAATCAGGTCGACAGCTGGTTTGCCGGTATCGACGGTAAAGAAGTGGCGATTACCTGGATTGGTCGCGATAACAACCAGACGACGAAACTGTACGGTTCTTCCGGTGCGATGCAGATCTATCGTCACTACCTGGAAAATCAGGCACCGATGCCGCTTAGTCTGACGCCGCCGGAAGATATCGCCCCGATGAATATCGACTCTGCCGGTAATTTCGTCTGTGACACCGGTAGCAGCAACTGGCGTACGCTGCCGGTGTGGACCACCGATGCAAATGCGCTTTGCCAGCAGCAACAGCAGCAACTGCAGCAGGTTCAGCAGCAGCAGCAACAAGAACAGCAGCAACAGCAAGAGCAGAAAGACAGCGACGGCGTAGCCGGCTGGATTAAGGATATGTTCGGTAAATAGCGTTGATCGCGGTGGTGGAAACGCCACCTTTACCCTCACCCTCACTGAGGCGGCGTTTTCGCCGCCTTTTTTTTCACCGGCAATCAGCCGGCAACCGCGTCCCTGCTGGATTTTTGTTGCAGAGCTTCCTTCGTTTCGCATATTATCCGAGCTGCATAATAATAATTATCGTTTACATTCCGCATTTAATGTTTAACCGGACGCGGCTCGCTGCTCCCGCCAATCTTGAAGATAATCATGCAATCTCAGCAACAACAGGACACAACCTTCCGGCTTGATAACGTCAGCTTCACCGTTCCTGGCCGTACGCTGTTACACCCTTTGTCACTGACCTTTCCTGCCGGAAAAGTCACCGGGCTGATCGGCCACAATGGTTCCGGTAAATCGACGCTACTCAAAATGCTTGGCCGCCATCACGCGGCCAGTGAGGGGCAGGTATTACTGAATAATACCGCGGTGGCTGAGTGGAACAGCAAAGCTTTTGCTCGCGAAGTCGCCTATCTGCCTCAACAGCTTCCGGCTGCCGAGGGCATGACGGTGCGTGAACTGGTGGCAATTGGTCGCTATCCCTGGCATGGCGCGTTGGGTCGTTACGGTGTGGAAGATCGTGAACGTGTCGAAGAGGCTATCGCGCTGGTGGGATTAAAACCTTTCGCGCAGCGGCTGGTAGACAGCCTCTCTGGCGGAGAGCGTCAGCGCGCGTGGATCGCCATGCTGGTGGCACAGAACAGCCGCTGCCTGTTGCTGGATGAGCCGACGTCGGCGCTGGATATCGCTCATCAGGTTGATGTGCTGGCGCTGATTCAGCGCTTAAGTCATCAGCGTGGCCTGACGGTGATTGCGGTGCTGCACGATATCAATATGGCGGCGCGCTACTGCGATTACCTGGTGGCGCTGCGTGGCGGTGAAGTCATTGCGCAGGGTGAACCTCAGGCGATTATGCAGGGTGACGTGCTGGAGAAGATTTACGGCATTCCTATGGGCATTCTGCCGCATCCGCAAGGCGGTGCGCCGGTGAGCTTTGTTTACTGATTACAGGATGTTCTGATGCCGGATAAACTTCGCCGCCGTTTATTAACCGCAATGGCGCTCTCCCCTGTATTACTCAATTTACCGGCTCGCGCCGGGCTTCCCGATATCCGACGCGTGGTTGCGCTGGAGTGGCTGCCGGTCGAGCTGATGATGGCGCTCGGCGTACCACCAATGGGCGTGGCGGAAATCCATAATTATCAGCTGTGGGTGGGTAAGCCGGAATTACCGGCCAATACTATCGATCTTGGATTACGCACCGAGCCTAACCTCGAGCTGCTGACGCAGCTTAAACCGTCATTAATTCTCTATTCTCAGGGTTATGGCCCGTCGCCGGATAAACTTGAGCGCATTGCGCCGGGGATAGGTTTCAGTTTCAACGAGGGTGATGGTAAACCGCTGACTTCCGCTCGTCACTCGCTGATAAAGCTGGCAAAGGAGCTGGGTATCGAATCCCGCGGCCATCAGCATCTGGCAGAATTTGATCGCTTTATGCTGCAAATGCGCGCCAGACTGGCTCCTCGGGCCACTAAACCGCTACTGTTGATGTCGATTCTCGACACTCGCCATGCGATTGTGTTTGGCAAAGGCAGCCTGTTTCAGGAAGTGCTTGATGAGCTGGGCATTGAAAATGCCTGGCAAGGCGAAACTAATTTCTGGGGCAGCGCGGTAATTGGGATTGAGCGGCTGGCAACGATTAAAGATGCCGATGCCATCTGTTTCGACCACGGCAACGACCTGATGATGGAGCAAGTCACCTCGACCGCGCTGTGGCGCTCTTTACCGTTTGTTCGCCAGCAGCGTTTTAAGCGGGTACCGGCGGTGTGGTTCTATGGCGCAACGCTGACTGCTCAGCATTTCTGTCATACCCTCGACAGTGCGCTGGAGGCGTCATGACATCACGCAAATTGTTCCCGGTTACGCTGCTGGCGGGCCTGTTTATTCTCACGCTGGTGTTAACTCTATATAACCTCGCCAGCCATCTGCCGATGGCGCAATGGCGGATGGCGCTGCGCCAGCCGGATATCGATAACCTCGATCAGATGCTGTTTCATTACAGCCTGCTGCCGAGGCTGGCAATCTCGTTGCTGGTTGGTGCAGGGCTTGGACTGGCCGGTTTGCTGTTCCAGCAGGTATTGCGTAATCCACTGGCAGAACCGACGACTCTCGGCGTGGCCTCCGGAGCGCAGCTGGGGATTACCGTTGTTACATTGTGGAGCTTGCCGGGTGGGTTGTTAACGCAGCAAATGGCCGCAATGGGCGGTGCGATTCTGATCGGGCTGGTGGTGTTCGGTATTGCGTGGGGCAAGCGTCTGTCACCGGTCACGCTGATTCTCGCCGGGCTGGTGATGAGTCTGTACTGTGGTGCGGTCAATCAGATCATCGCCATCTTCAATCATGATCAACTGCAAAATATGTTTTTGTGGGGCACCGGTGCATTAAATCAACAGGACTGGAGCAACGTCATCACGCTGTGGCCAAGATTGCTGCTTGCCTTTGCGCTGGCGCTTCTGCTGCTGCGCCCGATGACGCTGATGGGTCTGGATGACGGCGTAGCGAAAAATCTCGGTCTGGCATTGTCTCTGGCGCGGTTAGCCGCGCTGCTGCTGGCGATTCTGCTTAGCGCTCAGCTGGTAAATACGGTAGGGATTGTTGGATTTATCGGCCTGTTTGCGCCACTGCTGGCGCGGATGCTGGGTGCGCGCCGTCTGATTAGCCGTCTGCTGTTGGCACCGTTGATTGGTGCGCTGCTGTTGTGGCTGGCGGATCAAAGCGTCAGCTGGCTGACCGATGTCTGGCGTGAGGTTTCGACCGGTACCGCTACGGCGGTGATTGGTGCGCCGTTGTTGCTGTGGCTACTGCCACGGTTGCGTACCGGCTCGGTGCCGCCGGCAATGAATCAGGGCGATAATGTCCCTGTCGAGCGTCAGCAAGTGCTGTGGTGGGCACTGGCAGGCGTCGGCCTGCTGCTGCTGTTGATTGCCGTGGCGCTGTCGTTCGGGCGTGATGCCTGGGGCTGGGTATGGGCCAGTGGCGATCTCTGGCAGCAATTACAGCCGTGGCGCGCACCGCGCGTGGGCGCAGCACTGGCTGCCGGGATGATGCTTGGCGTGGCGGGCTGCGTGATTCAGCGACTGACCGGTAATCCCATGGCCAGCCCGGAGGTTTTAGGCATCAGTTCCGGTGCCGCCTTTGGCGTGGTGATGATGCTGTTTCTGGTGCCGGGCGATGCTTTTGGCTGGTTACTGCCTGCCGGCAGCATTGGTGCTGCGGTGACCCTGATGATCATTATGCTGGCTGCAGGGCGCGGGGGATTCTCTCCGGAGCGTATGCTGTTGGCGGGAATGGCGCTAAGCACCGCCTTTACCATGCTGCTGATGCTGTTGCTGGCCAGTGGCGATCCTCGCATGGCTAGCCTGCTGACGTGGATTTCCGGTTCGACTTACCAGGTCGATGGCCCTCAGGCGTTGCGGACTGGGGTGATTGCCGTGATATTGATTGCGCTGGCACCGTTAGCCACGCGCTGGCTGACTATTCTGCCGTTGGGGGGCGCGACAGCGCGTGCGGTCGGCATGGCATTAACGCCTTCGCGTCTGGCTTTATTACTGCTGGCGGCGGCGCTGACGGCGGCGGCAACGCTGACCATCGGCCCGCTGAGCTTTGTTGGCCTGATGGCCCCGCACATGGCACGAATGCTGGGTTTCCGTCGCGCGCTGCCGCAGCTGGTGATCACTGCGCTGTTAGGGGGAATACTCATGGTCTTTGCTGACTGGTGCGGACGGATGATGTCATTCCCGGATCAAATTCCGGCCGGGCTGTTGGCGACCTTCTTTGGCGCGCCTTACTTTGTTTATCTGCTGCGTAAGAGCCGCTAGATGGAGGTAGCGAAAACGGCTGCCCTCCCAATGGTTCGCGGAGTGTCAATCTTCAGCTAAGGCGACGAAAACGCCGCCTTAGCTGAAACACGGTAATGGACGATAACGCCGACCAGAATTACAGCTTAGCGAAGCTCCGCTGCGCAGCATCAATGGTATGCTGGATATCTTCTTCACTGTGAGCCAGTGACATAAAGCCGGCTTCAAATGCTGAAGGCGCGAGGTAAACGCCTTCTTCCAGCATCAGATGGAAGAATTTTTTAAAGCGCTCAACGTCGCATCGGGTGACATCCTGATAGCTGGTAACCGTTTCGGCATCGGTAAAGAACAGACCAAACATCCCACCTACGTGATTAACCACCAACGGAATATTTTCTGCTTTCGCGGCGGCCAGCAGACCGTCGGCCAGCTGGGTGGTCAGCGCGGTCAGCTTTTGATGCGTGCCGGGTTTGGCAATTTCACTCAGGCAGGCAAAGCCCGCAGCCATGGCGATTGGGTTTCCGGACAGCGTGCCTGCCTGGTAAACCGGACCTGTTGGTGCCAGCGCATCCATCACTTCACGACGGCCACCAAATGCGCCGACCGGCATACCGCCGCCGATGATTTTACCGAGGCAGGTCAGATCCGGCTTAACGCCATAATGTGCCTGTGCACCCGCCAGCGCCACGCGGAAACCGGTCATCACTTCATCAATAATCAGCAGCGCGCCGAACTCATCGCAAAGCGCACGCAGGCCAGGCAGGAAATCTGCCTGTGGCGGAATGCAGTTCATATTGCCGGCGACCGGCTCGACGATAATACAGGCAATATCCTGCGGATATTGTTCAAATGCCGCGCGTACCGAAGCGAGATCGTTATAGGTGCAGGTCAGGGTATGCTTAGCGAAATCAGCCGGTACGCCCGGAGAGTTAGGCTGGCCGAGAGTCAGCGCGCCGGAGCCCGCTTTGACTAACAGGCAGTCGGCGTGACCGTGATAGCAACCTTCGAATTTGATAATTTTATCGCGATGGGTGAAACCGCGTGCCAGACGAATGGCGCTCATGGTCGCTTCAGTGCCGGAGTTCACCATGCGTACCATATCCATGGTTGGCACCAGCTTACACACCAGCTCGGCCATTTTTACTTCCATCTCGGTCGGTGCGCCGAAGCTCAGGCCGCGTTCGGCCGCTTCGATAACCGCCTCGCGAATTGCCGGATGGTTATGACCCAGTACCATCGGTCCCCAGGATCCTACGTAGTCGACATAGGCTTTACCATCAGCATCATAAAGGTAAGCGCCGTTCGCTCGCTCGATGAAAAGCGGTACGCCGCCGACACCGGTGAATGCGCGCACCGGAGAGTTAACCCCACCGGGAATTAACTTTTGTGCCTGGGCATACAGGTTTTCAGACTTACTCATGGATCGGCTCCTGGATCGTACGTTAGAAAAAATCATTACCATTCTAAGGGAACATGGCGATCCGTTGAAAGGCAAGTCGCACGATTGATGTCATTGCTGATGATTTTGTTGTCTGAGCACAGAGTGCCAATACTTGATTGCGATACCAGGCTATTAGATAATAACAAAAGCTATGGTCAACGATATCTTTGGGTAGAATGACCTGACAGGCATCAGCCTGAACGCATTACTGGAGTATTTAAATGAGCGACGATGTAGCAGTACTGCCTCTGCAATTTACTGATGCAGCAGCCAGCAAGGTGAAAAACCTGATTTCCGATGAAGATAACCCGGACCTGAAACTGCGTGTGTATATTACCGGCGGTGGATGCAGCGGTTTCCAGTATGGTTTTACCTTCGATGATAAAATCAATGATGGTGATATGACCATTGAGAAGTCTGGTGTGTCGCTGGTGGTTGACCCGATGAGCCTGCAATACCTGGTTGGTGGCTCGGTTGACTACACCGAAGGCCTGGAAGGCTCACGTTTTATTGTGACCAACCCTAACGCTAAAACCACCTGCGGCTGTGGTTCATCTTTCAGTATCTAAGCTGAAAAAAAAAGGGCGAATAATGCTTCGCCCTTTCTGCTTACCATTCCACGGTGATCAGCCGTTGTTCCTGCTGAGTTTTCGCATCCTTGCTTAACACGCTTTCGCTCACCTTAGGTTGTGCCGATGCACGTTGTCCGCAATCAATTTGCGGCCGGGTTTGACTATCACTGGCAGGGCTGTTCACCTGGCAAGGTGAAGCGATGGTTAACCGTACGCCAATACTGCCACTGGTGGTGGCGGCACTGAGTGTGTTAACCATCAACATGCCGGTGGCCAGAATAATGGCCTTCATGTTACTGAGTTTCCTGATGTATATGGCGCGCAAACACGCACCTGAAAGCGTCAGGAGATAACAACATCTCTTAACGGTACTGATTTAATAACGGCAGGTTTTGCTGTTTCTTTAGCCGGATTTTCCGGTCTTAACCGAACAGCTTTTTAATGTTGCAATGCTGCGCAGAGCTGCTCAGCAGCAAGGATTATACGCGGACCCGCGCGGCTGAACCAGTCATCATCTAATGCGATAACCGGAACGGCAAGTTGGGGCTGCCAGAATTGCGCTACCGCCGCGCTGCTTTTGGCATTGCCAGCGATCACTATAGCTTGCGGATGGCGCATCAGCACTTGCTCGCGACTGACCTGTGGCCAGGGTACTTTACTGTCGGCAAAAATATTGTTACCGCCGCACAGCTGCAAAATTTGGTTTTGTAATGTTGCCTGTGACGCAGTAAACAGCGGTTGCAGGCCAAACTGTAAAAATACCGTTTTCTGCTGTGGCTGTGGCTGCGGATAGCGTTGGCGCAGTGCAGTAAAGCGCGCCTGCAGCTGGTCGGCATGCTGTTGTGCCTGCTGCGGATCACTGCTCCACGGTGCCAGCTGCCGGATGGCCGCGATCACCGCCTCGATGGTTTGCGGATCCAGCCAGACGATGTTGATCCCTAAAGCCTGCAGCTGGGCAATCTGCCGCTGCGGATTGCCGCCGCGCCATGCCAGCACCACATCCGGCTTAAGCGCCAGAATGCGCTCAATGTTGATTCCCTGCCAGTTGGCAACCTGCTCAATCTGACGTGCCTCGACGGGATAATCGGAGTATGCACTGACGGCCACCGGCGTAATACCGGCAGCAAAAGCCAGCTCGGTGAGATGTGGAGCCAGCGTAATAACCCGGGGAGCGGTTGCTGCCAATACTGCAACAGGCAGCATCAGCAGCATCAGCAGGGTGATAATCCGCTTAGCCACGCAGATTATTCAGCAGGGTTTCTACCATCAGTGAAGACTGTTGTGCAGCCACCACCAGGAATTCATCAAAGCTCAGATGA contains the following coding sequences:
- the fhuC gene encoding Fe3+-hydroxamate ABC transporter ATP-binding protein FhuC: MQSQQQQDTTFRLDNVSFTVPGRTLLHPLSLTFPAGKVTGLIGHNGSGKSTLLKMLGRHHAASEGQVLLNNTAVAEWNSKAFAREVAYLPQQLPAAEGMTVRELVAIGRYPWHGALGRYGVEDRERVEEAIALVGLKPFAQRLVDSLSGGERQRAWIAMLVAQNSRCLLLDEPTSALDIAHQVDVLALIQRLSHQRGLTVIAVLHDINMAARYCDYLVALRGGEVIAQGEPQAIMQGDVLEKIYGIPMGILPHPQGGAPVSFVY
- the fhuD gene encoding Fe(3+)-hydroxamate ABC transporter substrate-binding protein FhuD; translation: MPDKLRRRLLTAMALSPVLLNLPARAGLPDIRRVVALEWLPVELMMALGVPPMGVAEIHNYQLWVGKPELPANTIDLGLRTEPNLELLTQLKPSLILYSQGYGPSPDKLERIAPGIGFSFNEGDGKPLTSARHSLIKLAKELGIESRGHQHLAEFDRFMLQMRARLAPRATKPLLLMSILDTRHAIVFGKGSLFQEVLDELGIENAWQGETNFWGSAVIGIERLATIKDADAICFDHGNDLMMEQVTSTALWRSLPFVRQQRFKRVPAVWFYGATLTAQHFCHTLDSALEAS
- the fhuB gene encoding Fe(3+)-hydroxamate ABC transporter permease FhuB translates to MTSRKLFPVTLLAGLFILTLVLTLYNLASHLPMAQWRMALRQPDIDNLDQMLFHYSLLPRLAISLLVGAGLGLAGLLFQQVLRNPLAEPTTLGVASGAQLGITVVTLWSLPGGLLTQQMAAMGGAILIGLVVFGIAWGKRLSPVTLILAGLVMSLYCGAVNQIIAIFNHDQLQNMFLWGTGALNQQDWSNVITLWPRLLLAFALALLLLRPMTLMGLDDGVAKNLGLALSLARLAALLLAILLSAQLVNTVGIVGFIGLFAPLLARMLGARRLISRLLLAPLIGALLLWLADQSVSWLTDVWREVSTGTATAVIGAPLLLWLLPRLRTGSVPPAMNQGDNVPVERQQVLWWALAGVGLLLLLIAVALSFGRDAWGWVWASGDLWQQLQPWRAPRVGAALAAGMMLGVAGCVIQRLTGNPMASPEVLGISSGAAFGVVMMLFLVPGDAFGWLLPAGSIGAAVTLMIIMLAAGRGGFSPERMLLAGMALSTAFTMLLMLLLASGDPRMASLLTWISGSTYQVDGPQALRTGVIAVILIALAPLATRWLTILPLGGATARAVGMALTPSRLALLLLAAALTAAATLTIGPLSFVGLMAPHMARMLGFRRALPQLVITALLGGILMVFADWCGRMMSFPDQIPAGLLATFFGAPYFVYLLRKSR
- the hemL gene encoding glutamate-1-semialdehyde 2,1-aminomutase, translating into MSKSENLYAQAQKLIPGGVNSPVRAFTGVGGVPLFIERANGAYLYDADGKAYVDYVGSWGPMVLGHNHPAIREAVIEAAERGLSFGAPTEMEVKMAELVCKLVPTMDMVRMVNSGTEATMSAIRLARGFTHRDKIIKFEGCYHGHADCLLVKAGSGALTLGQPNSPGVPADFAKHTLTCTYNDLASVRAAFEQYPQDIACIIVEPVAGNMNCIPPQADFLPGLRALCDEFGALLIIDEVMTGFRVALAGAQAHYGVKPDLTCLGKIIGGGMPVGAFGGRREVMDALAPTGPVYQAGTLSGNPIAMAAGFACLSEIAKPGTHQKLTALTTQLADGLLAAAKAENIPLVVNHVGGMFGLFFTDAETVTSYQDVTRCDVERFKKFFHLMLEEGVYLAPSAFEAGFMSLAHSEEDIQHTIDAAQRSFAKL
- the erpA gene encoding iron-sulfur cluster insertion protein ErpA; its protein translation is MSDDVAVLPLQFTDAAASKVKNLISDEDNPDLKLRVYITGGGCSGFQYGFTFDDKINDGDMTIEKSGVSLVVDPMSLQYLVGGSVDYTEGLEGSRFIVTNPNAKTTCGCGSSFSI